The Corynebacterium renale genome includes a region encoding these proteins:
- a CDS encoding ubiquitin-like protein Pup yields the protein MAQQGFTSSNAHDNAPDDHGEEHVAAPQIDTQSADDLLAEIDDLLEENAEEFVNSYVQKGGQ from the coding sequence ATGGCACAACAAGGGTTTACATCCTCAAACGCACACGACAACGCACCGGACGATCATGGCGAAGAGCACGTCGCTGCACCCCAGATTGATACGCAAAGTGCAGACGACTTGCTGGCGGAAATCGATGACCTCCTTGAGGAAAACGCGGAGGAGTTCGTTAACTCGTACGTGCAAAAAGGCGGCCAGTAA
- a CDS encoding M18 family aminopeptidase, with amino-acid sequence MTYAPDDFVEFLKNSPSSFHAADNVARTLVDHGFSHEHRAQPWNASPGGHFVVVDGAVLAWWVPHELHTSPAFRIVGAHTDSPGFVLKPHPVNPAGSWGTVGVEVYGGPIIPSWFDRDLTVAGQVVLSDGSVHLARVDNALRIPHLAIHLDRSTEFAPNRQVDTTPIFTYASDATELLDDLAASVDTGLNGRDIAAHRLITCDSQAPAYVGQGGMLASGRLDNLTSVWAGLAALVNAVENDDAADVILVFAAFDHEEVGSQSPTGAAGPLLEEVLRRTARALGADAEEFEQMRARSTMISADAAHAVHPNHPEKHDPNHQPHFGSGPVTKINANQRYATTAPMVALWNEACSAAGVPNQMFVGRNDVPCGSTIGPISATRVGIQTLDVGVPLLSMHSARELVAISDVLQLGQALEAYWVR; translated from the coding sequence ATGACGTACGCCCCAGATGATTTTGTTGAATTCTTGAAGAACAGCCCTAGCTCGTTCCACGCAGCTGACAATGTGGCGCGCACCCTCGTCGACCACGGGTTTAGCCACGAGCATCGTGCCCAGCCCTGGAATGCTAGCCCTGGTGGTCACTTTGTCGTCGTTGATGGCGCGGTACTCGCATGGTGGGTTCCACACGAGCTTCACACCAGCCCCGCGTTTCGCATCGTAGGAGCGCATACTGACTCTCCAGGTTTTGTTCTCAAACCACACCCGGTTAATCCCGCAGGTTCATGGGGGACCGTTGGCGTTGAGGTGTACGGTGGGCCAATTATCCCGTCCTGGTTCGACAGGGACCTCACCGTAGCCGGGCAGGTCGTATTATCTGATGGTTCCGTCCACCTAGCACGCGTGGACAACGCATTGCGGATACCTCACTTAGCTATCCACTTAGACCGGTCAACCGAGTTTGCGCCTAATAGGCAAGTCGACACCACACCGATTTTCACGTACGCCTCGGACGCTACCGAGCTTCTCGACGACCTCGCAGCCAGCGTCGACACAGGACTTAACGGCCGTGACATAGCTGCGCACCGTCTGATTACCTGCGACAGCCAGGCACCCGCATACGTGGGGCAAGGAGGAATGCTGGCTAGTGGCCGCTTAGATAACCTCACTTCCGTGTGGGCTGGCCTGGCGGCTTTGGTCAACGCTGTCGAAAACGATGACGCTGCAGATGTCATCCTGGTCTTCGCTGCCTTCGACCACGAAGAAGTGGGCAGCCAGTCACCGACTGGTGCAGCTGGCCCACTGCTCGAAGAGGTGCTGCGCCGCACAGCGCGTGCGCTGGGCGCAGACGCGGAAGAATTCGAGCAGATGCGCGCACGGTCAACAATGATTTCAGCCGATGCGGCCCATGCCGTCCACCCCAATCATCCCGAAAAACACGATCCCAACCATCAACCCCATTTCGGTAGCGGGCCTGTGACCAAAATAAATGCGAACCAGCGCTACGCCACGACAGCCCCGATGGTGGCGCTGTGGAACGAAGCCTGCTCCGCCGCGGGAGTGCCGAATCAGATGTTCGTGGGTAGGAACGACGTTCCATGCGGTTCAACTATCGGACCGATTTCTGCAACCCGCGTTGGAATCCAAACCCTCGATGTAGGCGTACCGCTGCTGTCTATGCATTCCGCTCGAGAACTCGTCGCTATTTCTGACGTATTACAGCTTGGTCAAGCCCTTGAGGCATACTGGGTACGTTAA
- the arc gene encoding proteasome ATPase, giving the protein MVFKDDASGSSGQPAPGEIEQLRRELRTLGARNKKLADMLRASREKLGAFKERLDNLSQPPSSYGVFVEHSEQVGSAEVMVGGKHMRLVVSPAVPRASLQPGMEVRLGEGLLVVEAVGYPSTGSVGVVLDVISGSRAVVADALGEHHVIRLGFDIGSSGQRPLRAGDRVLYDSRSAVGYEAIPASDVAQLVLEEVPDVSYADIGGLDAQIEYIQDAVELPFSHPEQFRRYGLKPPKGVLLYGPPGCGKTLIAKAVANALASRTGEGSQPYFFNIKGPELLNKFVGETERQLRMIFERARELADDGHPVIIFFDEMESLFRTRGSGRSSDIETTIVPQLLAELDGVEQTKNVIIIGATNREELIDPAILRPGRLDVKIKINRPDKSGSEAIFRRYLTEDLPLEVPVEELISGAVDTLFADSPFLELTSDRGNVSVLHHRDFVSGAMIANICDRAKKSALKRSLRGDSTGITTDDIRQAILAEREEGTDLPNTSDPAGWARIAGSARNITHVRILNS; this is encoded by the coding sequence ATGGTTTTCAAAGATGACGCATCCGGGTCGAGCGGACAGCCTGCGCCGGGGGAAATAGAGCAACTACGCCGTGAGCTACGTACGTTGGGTGCGCGCAACAAGAAACTCGCGGACATGCTTCGTGCGTCGCGTGAGAAACTTGGTGCTTTTAAGGAACGGTTGGATAACTTAAGCCAGCCGCCGTCTTCCTATGGTGTGTTCGTGGAGCACTCTGAGCAGGTAGGTAGCGCCGAGGTCATGGTGGGTGGCAAGCACATGCGCTTAGTGGTGTCGCCGGCAGTGCCTAGGGCGTCCTTACAGCCAGGGATGGAGGTACGGCTGGGCGAAGGACTTTTAGTAGTGGAAGCGGTTGGTTATCCGTCTACTGGGTCAGTCGGGGTTGTCTTAGACGTGATCTCCGGCTCTCGGGCTGTAGTGGCCGATGCGTTGGGGGAGCATCACGTTATTCGCCTGGGCTTCGATATCGGTAGTTCTGGTCAAAGGCCACTGCGCGCGGGGGATCGGGTGCTTTATGATTCCCGGAGTGCTGTCGGCTACGAAGCTATACCGGCATCTGACGTTGCACAGTTGGTTCTTGAGGAAGTTCCGGATGTCTCCTATGCGGACATCGGTGGTCTAGACGCGCAGATTGAATACATCCAGGATGCTGTCGAATTGCCGTTTAGCCACCCCGAGCAATTCCGCCGTTATGGCCTCAAACCGCCAAAGGGCGTGCTGTTGTACGGGCCTCCTGGTTGCGGAAAGACGCTGATTGCCAAGGCGGTGGCTAATGCACTGGCCTCGCGCACCGGGGAGGGGTCGCAACCTTACTTCTTCAATATCAAGGGCCCTGAGCTGCTGAACAAGTTCGTTGGTGAAACGGAGCGTCAGCTTCGGATGATCTTCGAGCGTGCCCGGGAGCTTGCCGACGACGGCCATCCGGTGATTATCTTCTTCGATGAGATGGAATCGCTCTTCCGTACTCGCGGCAGTGGACGTTCCTCTGACATCGAAACTACCATCGTGCCGCAACTGCTGGCCGAACTTGATGGCGTAGAGCAGACCAAGAACGTCATCATCATCGGTGCGACGAACCGCGAGGAGCTCATCGACCCCGCAATTCTGCGCCCCGGCCGTTTGGACGTCAAGATTAAAATCAACCGCCCAGACAAGAGTGGCTCGGAAGCTATTTTCCGGCGTTACCTCACCGAGGACTTGCCGTTGGAGGTGCCGGTCGAAGAGCTTATATCGGGCGCCGTTGATACCTTGTTTGCTGATTCTCCGTTCTTGGAGCTGACGTCCGACCGCGGTAATGTTTCGGTGCTGCACCACCGGGACTTCGTCTCTGGAGCGATGATTGCCAATATCTGTGACCGGGCCAAGAAGTCTGCGTTGAAACGTTCCTTGCGTGGCGATTCCACCGGCATCACTACCGACGACATACGCCAAGCGATTCTGGCGGAACGCGAAGAAGGAACTGACTTGCCAAACACTTCCGACCCTGCGGGGTGGGCCCGGATTGCCGGAAGCGCCCGTAATATCACGCACGTTCGCATACTCAACTCTTAA
- a CDS encoding anaerobic C4-dicarboxylate transporter, whose translation MVIVHVIIVLAAIFLGARLGSIAIGFAGGLGVLLLGLTGVPVTREDIPFDVIGIIMAVIAAISAMQRAGGMDLLVHWAERFLRRNPKQITLWAPIVTYLMTLFAGTGHTAFSTLPVIVEVAKEGKVRPSRPLSVAVVASQMAITASPISAAVVFMASILEPLGISYLTMLGVLIPATFVAIFPTALLANRMGKPLEEDPVYQERMEKGLVAKPKGAANYEPTKSALMSVIVFLVSIILVVIWATITSDQVGLISDPTLPRNEAIMTIMLTAATIIVLAGKLPAAEILNTQVFRSGMSACICVLGVAWLGTTLINHYIEDIQGLAGDVLTKFPWMLAVVLFFAAALLYSQAATAKALMPAALAIGVSPLTALAAFPAVSALFILPTYPTLLAAVEMDDTGSTRIGKYVFDHPFIVPGTIYIVLAVALSYALGAVLI comes from the coding sequence GTGGTCATTGTTCACGTAATCATCGTTCTTGCGGCGATTTTCTTGGGCGCACGTTTGGGCTCCATCGCGATTGGCTTCGCTGGTGGTTTGGGCGTTCTGCTCCTCGGCCTCACGGGTGTTCCGGTAACCCGCGAAGACATCCCGTTTGATGTCATCGGCATCATCATGGCCGTTATCGCAGCTATCTCCGCGATGCAGCGAGCTGGCGGCATGGATCTCCTCGTGCACTGGGCCGAGCGGTTCCTACGTCGCAACCCCAAGCAAATCACGTTGTGGGCGCCTATCGTCACCTACCTGATGACGCTATTCGCGGGCACGGGTCACACGGCGTTCTCGACGTTGCCGGTTATCGTCGAGGTCGCGAAGGAAGGCAAGGTCCGCCCTTCACGACCGCTGTCCGTTGCTGTTGTCGCGTCCCAGATGGCAATTACCGCTTCACCGATTTCTGCAGCGGTTGTCTTCATGGCTTCGATTCTGGAGCCTCTCGGCATCAGCTACTTGACGATGCTGGGCGTTCTCATTCCTGCAACTTTCGTCGCAATCTTCCCGACCGCCCTTCTGGCTAACCGGATGGGTAAGCCGTTGGAGGAAGATCCTGTGTACCAGGAGCGTATGGAGAAAGGCCTCGTCGCAAAGCCTAAGGGCGCTGCAAACTACGAGCCCACCAAATCTGCTCTCATGTCCGTGATTGTTTTCTTGGTGTCCATCATCCTCGTCGTTATCTGGGCAACAATCACCTCCGACCAGGTCGGCCTGATTTCTGACCCAACGCTTCCTCGTAACGAAGCCATCATGACAATCATGCTCACGGCTGCGACGATCATCGTTCTTGCGGGTAAGCTGCCCGCCGCGGAGATTCTGAATACGCAGGTCTTCCGTTCAGGTATGTCGGCATGTATCTGCGTTCTGGGTGTGGCATGGCTCGGCACGACACTGATCAACCACTACATCGAAGATATTCAGGGCCTGGCAGGCGACGTCCTGACCAAGTTCCCGTGGATGCTGGCAGTAGTCCTGTTCTTCGCAGCTGCTCTGCTGTACTCGCAGGCCGCCACGGCGAAGGCCCTCATGCCTGCTGCTCTAGCCATCGGCGTCAGCCCGCTGACCGCCCTGGCTGCATTCCCTGCTGTATCGGCGCTGTTCATCCTGCCGACCTACCCGACACTGCTGGCTGCAGTCGAAATGGATGACACCGGTTCGACGCGCATCGGCAAGTACGTTTTCGATCACCCGTTCATCGTCCCGGGTACCATCTACATCGTGCTGGCTGTTGCCCTGTCCTATGCGCTCGGCGCAGTACTGATTTAA
- a CDS encoding tRNA (adenine-N1)-methyltransferase, translated as MAQSGPFQAGDRVQLTDAKRRHFTIVATPGAEFHTHKGRIFHDDIIGTPEGSVVRSEQGSEFLAFRHLYVDHVLSMPRGAAVIYPKDTGQILVEGDIFPGARVLEAGAGSGALSIALLRAVGEQGKVFSYEIRDDHIQYAKSNVDEYFGERPAQWEPVLGDFGAITVDDLGGPVDRIILDMVEPWHYFDTVERLLIPGGVMMTYVATVPQLMNVMEGLRAQKCFTEPRAWETLLREWRVEGLATRPEHRMNAHTAFLVSTRRLADGVTPPRPQRKARR; from the coding sequence ATGGCTCAATCAGGACCTTTTCAGGCTGGCGATCGCGTCCAGCTCACCGACGCTAAGCGCCGCCACTTCACTATCGTGGCCACGCCTGGTGCCGAGTTCCACACGCACAAGGGCCGGATCTTTCACGATGACATCATCGGGACACCTGAGGGGTCAGTAGTCCGCTCGGAACAGGGATCTGAGTTTCTTGCCTTCCGCCACCTGTACGTAGATCACGTGCTGTCCATGCCACGTGGTGCAGCGGTGATTTACCCGAAGGACACGGGCCAAATCCTCGTCGAGGGCGACATTTTCCCCGGCGCGCGCGTCCTCGAGGCGGGTGCCGGTTCCGGGGCGCTGTCGATTGCGCTGCTTCGTGCCGTGGGAGAGCAGGGAAAGGTCTTTTCCTACGAGATTCGCGATGACCATATTCAGTACGCAAAGAGCAATGTGGACGAATATTTCGGTGAGCGCCCTGCCCAGTGGGAACCTGTTTTGGGTGATTTTGGCGCGATCACGGTTGACGATCTCGGTGGTCCTGTAGACCGCATCATCTTGGACATGGTTGAACCGTGGCACTACTTTGATACCGTCGAGCGTCTGCTTATTCCCGGTGGGGTCATGATGACCTACGTTGCCACGGTGCCGCAGCTCATGAATGTTATGGAAGGCCTTCGTGCGCAAAAGTGTTTCACGGAGCCGCGCGCTTGGGAGACGTTGCTGCGTGAATGGCGTGTAGAGGGTTTGGCAACACGCCCAGAGCACCGTATGAACGCGCACACGGCCTTCTTGGTGTCTACGCGGCGGCTTGCCGACGGCGTCACGCCTCCACGGCCGCAGCGCAAGGCTCGTCGATAA
- the pafA gene encoding Pup--protein ligase, translating into MSQAVLQRIMGIETEYGLVLRKPSASQQSGSGARRSGKGLSPDEVARYLFRPVVREYSSSNVFLPNGSRLYLDVGSHPEYATAECLTISDLLAQERAGDRLFTQLADTAEEALSADGFNGSIYLFKNNVDSAGNSYGCHENYLVSRHTSLKAFGRQLLPMLVTRQLIAGSGRILPTQGDEPARLVLSQRADHMLDGVSSATTRSRPMINTRDEPHADSSKYRRMHVIVGDSNIAQPTFVLKIGSALLTIEMLEAGWDLPDMELADPTRAIRDVSRDLTGRTPVELRDGSTMTALEIQMTLCEAAHDWLHERPTTGPGEYLHEELIYAADLWKRTLEAMEAGDMSPVETEIDWVIKKKLLDAYRLRGDLDWNDPRLREIDLRYHDIRPGRGLGTVLEQRGAIATWLSPDSVAHATENPPQHTRAAIRGKFLRTAREVGAMVNADWTTVKINRPEPTSVRLNDPFETDNTEVDTLIQTMVDHARETGPQQ; encoded by the coding sequence ATGAGCCAGGCAGTTCTGCAGAGAATCATGGGGATCGAGACCGAATACGGTTTGGTCCTCCGGAAACCGTCGGCGAGCCAGCAATCTGGTTCAGGCGCGCGCCGCAGCGGGAAAGGTCTCAGCCCAGATGAGGTCGCACGCTACCTTTTCCGCCCGGTGGTACGGGAATACTCTAGTTCAAACGTGTTCCTGCCCAATGGATCGCGCCTCTACTTGGACGTGGGATCGCACCCGGAATACGCTACTGCGGAATGCCTCACTATTTCTGATCTGCTAGCCCAAGAACGGGCCGGCGATCGCCTGTTCACACAGCTCGCAGATACCGCCGAGGAAGCCCTCTCCGCTGATGGCTTCAACGGGTCTATCTACCTGTTTAAAAATAACGTGGACTCAGCGGGCAATTCCTATGGCTGCCACGAAAATTACCTGGTCAGCCGGCACACTAGCCTCAAGGCTTTTGGGCGGCAACTCTTACCGATGTTGGTCACCCGTCAGCTCATCGCTGGATCTGGGAGAATTCTTCCCACACAGGGCGATGAGCCTGCACGCCTCGTCTTATCCCAACGTGCTGACCACATGCTCGACGGCGTGTCCTCAGCAACCACTCGCTCACGGCCGATGATTAATACGCGAGACGAACCACACGCGGATTCCTCCAAGTACCGGCGTATGCACGTCATCGTCGGCGATTCCAATATTGCCCAACCCACCTTCGTGCTGAAGATTGGTTCTGCACTGCTCACAATTGAGATGCTGGAAGCCGGTTGGGATCTTCCGGACATGGAGCTGGCTGATCCCACACGTGCCATCCGCGACGTGTCCCGCGACCTCACCGGACGCACACCGGTGGAACTGCGCGACGGCAGTACCATGACAGCACTAGAAATCCAGATGACCCTCTGCGAAGCCGCGCACGATTGGCTACACGAGCGTCCCACCACAGGCCCCGGCGAGTACCTCCATGAGGAGCTCATCTACGCCGCAGATCTGTGGAAGCGCACCCTCGAAGCGATGGAAGCAGGGGATATGAGTCCCGTCGAGACAGAAATTGACTGGGTCATCAAAAAGAAGCTTCTCGACGCCTACCGGCTCCGCGGCGACCTCGACTGGAACGATCCGCGACTCCGGGAAATCGATCTGCGCTATCACGATATTCGCCCTGGTAGAGGTTTAGGCACCGTTCTGGAACAGCGGGGAGCTATAGCAACATGGCTCAGCCCAGACTCTGTAGCCCACGCAACGGAGAACCCACCCCAACACACGCGCGCAGCTATCCGGGGTAAATTCCTTCGCACAGCACGTGAGGTGGGAGCCATGGTGAATGCGGACTGGACCACTGTGAAAATTAACCGGCCAGAGCCTACCTCCGTTCGGCTCAATGACCCTTTTGAGACCGATAACACGGAGGTAGACACCCTCATTCAGACCATGGTTGACCACGCTAGAGAAACTGGTCCGCAACAATAG
- a CDS encoding DUF202 domain-containing protein, with product MERLHSDPGLQPERTMLSWERTTFAFFIVALLLLRWSAVYGWPVFVFVTLLTLFTAVLSVRQRRRYRQLSQAISTEKAQANVGAVVALTAVLLICGATAVWLILAE from the coding sequence ATGGAACGTCTTCATTCCGATCCCGGTCTGCAACCCGAACGAACAATGCTGTCCTGGGAACGGACTACGTTTGCATTCTTTATCGTGGCGCTTTTGTTATTGCGCTGGAGTGCCGTTTACGGTTGGCCCGTCTTTGTATTTGTTACGCTGTTGACCCTGTTCACTGCAGTCCTTTCCGTTAGGCAAAGACGCAGGTACCGGCAGCTTTCTCAGGCTATATCTACGGAGAAAGCTCAGGCAAATGTCGGGGCTGTAGTAGCGCTCACGGCGGTGCTCCTAATATGTGGAGCAACCGCCGTGTGGTTAATTCTCGCGGAGTAA
- a CDS encoding YidH family protein has product MTTSHSDHDDERSYLARTLLPEGSDPDPRFTLANERTFLAWTRTSLAFLAGGIALGAVPADFMDASTRKALAAALIGLGMLISLGAAGHWINVERALRTKQPLPLPALSFVLSIGIIVACVAAMIVIF; this is encoded by the coding sequence GTGACGACTTCTCATAGTGATCACGATGATGAGCGGAGCTACCTCGCGCGGACCCTCCTTCCAGAAGGCAGCGACCCAGACCCCCGCTTCACGCTAGCTAATGAGCGTACTTTTCTCGCGTGGACGCGCACATCGCTGGCGTTTTTGGCCGGCGGTATTGCTCTCGGCGCCGTTCCCGCTGATTTCATGGACGCGAGCACGCGCAAGGCTCTAGCAGCCGCCTTAATTGGCCTCGGGATGCTTATTTCATTGGGCGCGGCAGGGCACTGGATTAACGTGGAGCGCGCACTGCGCACCAAACAGCCTTTGCCGTTGCCGGCACTGTCTTTTGTGCTGAGTATTGGGATTATCGTGGCGTGCGTTGCAGCGATGATTGTGATTTTTTAG
- the dop gene encoding depupylase/deamidase Dop, which yields MSRYLGLETEYGIATPGHEEVSPIITSTHAVVAYAAAHTEHRPRWDYAEESPLKDTRGYDLKRYHNVPVVDANAVGVASMMLPNGARFYVDHAHPEYSTPECSNAWQAMVYDAAGNLVVDKARSIIDELYAQGVSTLKGHPACPPLKLYKNNVDGKGASYGSHENYLYSRSTNFDTLAAALIPFFVARIVVIGAGRMGIGERGEESGFQISQRADYFMQEISLETTLNRGIINTRDEPHAAFDHFRRLHVIVGDANMSQTSNLLKVGMTSLVIDAIENGVDFSDLALVDPVSELKNFSRDLSLTRKARLKDDRELTALEILAEYRSRVEGRTDVDKQVLELWDEATGLLAEEPLSAAHLLDWVAKWKLISTYIDRGIPVNSPKLQLIDLQYTDIDPAKGLYYALLRAGRMRALATPEEIARAAKTPPEETRAWFRGILASEFASHVVASSWQNVIVEGRDGHVRIDMPTVDALNKTAVGALVDDASGDIDALLDALAVYVETEETHIPVQVTPL from the coding sequence ATGAGCCGTTACCTCGGCCTGGAGACTGAATACGGGATTGCTACCCCGGGCCACGAAGAAGTGAGCCCCATCATCACGTCAACTCATGCTGTAGTCGCCTATGCTGCCGCGCACACGGAGCACCGACCGAGGTGGGACTACGCAGAAGAGTCGCCGCTGAAAGATACGCGTGGCTATGACTTGAAGCGGTATCACAACGTTCCTGTCGTCGACGCAAACGCGGTGGGCGTAGCCAGTATGATGCTCCCGAATGGAGCTCGGTTCTACGTGGATCACGCGCACCCGGAGTATTCGACCCCCGAGTGCTCAAACGCGTGGCAGGCGATGGTCTACGATGCTGCAGGCAACCTGGTCGTGGATAAGGCGCGTAGCATCATCGATGAACTTTACGCCCAAGGTGTATCTACTCTGAAGGGCCATCCTGCCTGCCCGCCGCTGAAGTTGTACAAGAACAATGTCGATGGGAAAGGCGCTTCCTACGGCAGTCACGAGAATTATCTCTATTCGCGATCCACAAATTTTGACACGCTAGCTGCAGCACTGATCCCGTTTTTCGTGGCTCGGATTGTGGTCATCGGCGCTGGACGTATGGGAATAGGGGAACGTGGCGAAGAATCCGGTTTCCAGATTTCGCAGCGGGCTGATTACTTCATGCAGGAAATATCGTTGGAGACAACGCTTAACCGTGGAATCATTAATACCCGCGACGAACCGCACGCTGCCTTCGACCATTTCCGGAGGCTCCACGTCATCGTCGGGGACGCAAATATGTCCCAGACGTCGAACCTCCTAAAAGTTGGCATGACAAGCCTGGTCATTGATGCCATTGAAAACGGTGTCGATTTCAGTGACCTCGCCCTTGTAGATCCTGTAAGCGAGTTGAAGAACTTCTCCCGTGACCTCAGCCTCACGCGCAAGGCGCGACTCAAAGATGATCGCGAGCTCACCGCTTTGGAGATTCTGGCTGAATATCGTTCGCGAGTTGAAGGCCGGACGGACGTCGATAAGCAGGTCCTGGAGCTGTGGGATGAAGCCACCGGGCTGCTTGCGGAGGAACCACTGTCCGCGGCCCATCTTCTGGATTGGGTGGCAAAGTGGAAGCTCATCTCCACCTACATCGACAGGGGCATCCCGGTCAACAGTCCGAAATTGCAGCTCATTGACCTTCAGTACACGGACATTGATCCAGCGAAAGGCCTGTACTACGCCTTGCTGCGCGCAGGACGGATGCGGGCTCTGGCAACTCCAGAAGAAATCGCGCGCGCTGCGAAAACGCCACCTGAAGAAACTCGAGCATGGTTCCGGGGCATTCTCGCTTCGGAGTTTGCTTCCCATGTTGTGGCTTCCAGCTGGCAAAACGTCATCGTGGAAGGTCGTGATGGGCACGTGCGCATCGACATGCCTACAGTCGACGCCCTGAACAAAACTGCGGTAGGCGCGCTTGTCGACGACGCCTCCGGAGACATTGACGCACTCCTTGACGCATTGGCCGTATACGTCGAAACCGAAGAAACGCACATCCCAGTACAGGTCACCCCACTGTAA
- a CDS encoding RecB family exonuclease: MTSHESLEPQPAHFSTGPARPLALSPSRASDYQQCPLLYRFRSIDKLYEPSTVAQVKGTLVHAVLENMHKEPAEKREYPAAVKALKPTWAQMVEKDASLSELVPEDDMYQFLVECRDLLKGYFLMENPQGFDADECEQYVDMVLPNGVPVRGFIDRVDKAPTGEIRVVDYKTGKLPHPRFREAPLFQMRFYALVYWRLFGVIPHQLRLMYLKVRDSLFLSPSPDELRYFERDLERLWDKILADGTSGTFAPKTSKLCGWCSFQDICPAFGGNPPEYPGWPGSAADTKRR; this comes from the coding sequence ATGACTTCTCATGAATCTTTAGAACCGCAACCTGCCCACTTTTCTACCGGCCCTGCCCGTCCTCTAGCGTTGTCGCCATCGCGGGCAAGCGATTACCAGCAGTGTCCTCTCCTCTACAGGTTCCGCTCCATCGACAAGCTCTACGAGCCTTCTACTGTGGCCCAAGTGAAGGGAACCCTTGTACATGCCGTACTCGAAAACATGCACAAAGAGCCCGCTGAAAAACGTGAATATCCGGCAGCGGTGAAAGCTTTAAAACCGACATGGGCACAGATGGTGGAAAAGGATGCGTCCCTTAGCGAGCTCGTCCCAGAAGACGATATGTATCAATTCCTCGTCGAATGCCGCGATTTGCTCAAAGGATATTTTCTCATGGAAAATCCGCAGGGATTCGACGCAGATGAATGCGAACAATACGTGGACATGGTTCTTCCGAATGGGGTCCCAGTGCGTGGTTTTATAGACCGAGTCGATAAAGCTCCGACTGGTGAAATCCGAGTGGTGGATTATAAGACCGGAAAACTTCCGCATCCTCGATTCCGTGAAGCTCCTCTATTCCAGATGCGTTTTTACGCCCTAGTCTATTGGCGGCTCTTCGGAGTAATTCCGCACCAGCTGCGACTGATGTATTTGAAGGTTCGGGACTCGCTGTTTCTCTCCCCCTCGCCAGACGAGCTCCGCTACTTTGAACGTGACCTCGAACGCTTGTGGGACAAGATACTTGCCGACGGCACCTCCGGTACCTTCGCACCAAAAACATCAAAACTGTGCGGCTGGTGCTCCTTCCAGGATATTTGCCCAGCCTTTGGGGGAAATCCGCCCGAATACCCTGGATGGCCAGGTTCGGCTGCGGACACGAAACGTCGATAA